In Lutra lutra chromosome 13, mLutLut1.2, whole genome shotgun sequence, one genomic interval encodes:
- the GPR21 gene encoding probable G-protein coupled receptor 21 has protein sequence MNSTLDGNQSSHPFCLLTFGNLETVDFCLLEVLIIVFLTVLIISGNIIVIFVFHCAPLLNHHTTSYFIQTMAYADLLVGVSCLVPSLSLLHYPLPVEESLTCQVFGFIVSVLKSVSMASLACISIDRYIAITKPLTYNTLVTPWRLRLCIFLIWLYSTLVFLPSFFHWGKPGYHGDVFQWCAESWHTDPYFTLFIVVMLYAPAALIVCFTYFNIFRICQQHTKEISERQARFSSQSGETGEVQTCPDKRYAMVLFRITSVFYILWLPYIIYFLLESSTGHSNRYASFLTTWLAISNSFCNCVIYSLSNSVFQRGLKRLSGAMCTSCANQTIAKDPYTVRSKDPLNGCHI, from the coding sequence ATGAACTCTACCTTGGATGGTAATCAGAGCAGCCACCCTTTTTGCCTCTTGACGTTTGGCAATTTGGAAACTGTCGATTTTTGCCTTTTGGAAGTgttgattattgtctttctcacTGTATTGATTATTTCTGGCAACATCATTGTGATTTTTGTATTTCACTGCGCACCTTTGTTGAACCATCATACTACGAGTTATTTTATTCAGACTATGGCATATGCTGACCTCTTGGTTGGGGTCAGCTGCCTGGTCCCTTCTTTATCACTCCTCCACTACCCGCTTCCAGTCGAGGAGTCTTTGACTTGCCAAGTATTCGGTTTTATAGTGTCCGTTCTGAAGAGTGTCTCCATGGCCTCTCTGGCCTGTATCAGCATCGATAGATATATTGCTATCACTAAACCTTTAACCTATAATACCCTGGTCACGCCTTGGAGACTACGTCTGTGTATTTTCCTGATTTGGCTGTATTCCACCCTggtcttcctgccttcctttttcCACTGGGGCAAACCTGGATATCATGGAGATGTGTTTCAGTGGTGTGCAGAGTCCTGGCATACCGACCCCTACTTCACCCTCTTCATCGTGGTGATGTTGTATGCCCCGGCAGCCCTCATTGTGTGTTTCACCTATTTCAACATCTTCCGTATCTGCCAACAGCACACAAAGGAGATCAGCGAAAGGCAAGCCCGCTTCAGCAGCCAGAGTGGGGAGACTGGGGAGGTGCAGACCTGTCCCGATAAGCGCTATGCCATGGTCCTGTTCCGAATTACTAGTGTATTTTACATCCTCTGGTTGCCATACATCATCTACTTCTTGTTGGAGAGCTCCACAGGCCACAGCAACCGCTACGCCTCCTTCTTGACCACCTGGCTTGCTATTAGTAACAGTTTCTGCAACTGTGTCATTTATAGTCTCTCCAACAGTGTCTTCCAAAGGGGACTAAAACGCCTCTCAGGGGCCATGTGTACTTCTTGCGCAAATCAGACCATAGCTAAGGACCCTTACACAGTTAGGAGCAAAGACCCCCTTAATGGATGCCATATCTGA